The proteins below come from a single Aegilops tauschii subsp. strangulata cultivar AL8/78 chromosome 6, Aet v6.0, whole genome shotgun sequence genomic window:
- the LOC120967068 gene encoding uncharacterized protein → MGEVEALAIVLDLECLQSLKCLQMYFRQAYWQMDSLAYFFRPSDFDRRTGLAPTLIPYLYKQSNPRPTPSFSSPRCQTSSTSGSSPPSPAQPLLSSFSATTRFTPDSRSIHPNRWIEIQRLRGAPVAPAATASLIQSGSGEEHPSRSSSPRRPVAASLCSKPGRDHASSSSNPRRPSARGEELLQQPSSPAAVVLRAQQLQPRRRLTEPAPRAKFVFLLRRRPELSSPEAFASSAAPEHRLEPRLPSDLLTARGCCLPVVFLEQELTPELHRHPLPLAGATPAGPRGLLCPLLEPAASSTITRSTTPWLRPTEAWSSKSASPPPLRSGRERDPDDLLRPDPAPPTHLRAATVAPFPSDPVQIRSPSTGARYLRRSLASLPASAAIPSSSATGAARPLLLFEQGIRARACILCIAVLRLCVPVDSARAAASLAAAQDPVTGPASRSPAASSLPAQWPDLQVPMIPVQVTQPSSSGGPMKILFVVLFLFLLFSSGAQLG, encoded by the exons ATGGGAGAGGTTGAAGCACTTGCCATTGTGTTGGACCTTGAATGCCTCCAAAGCTTGAAATGCCTACAAATGTATTTCAGGCAAGCATATTGGCAAATG GACTCCCTAGCATATTTTTTCCGACCGTCCGATTTTGATCGTAGGACCGGATTAGCCCCTACCCTAATCCCCTACCTATATAAACAATCTAACCCTAGACCAACTCCCTCATTTTCCTCACCCCGCTGCCAAACCAGCTCCACCTCGGGATCCTCCCCGCCGTCACCTGCGCAGCCACTTCTCTCCTCGTTTTCAGCCACCACCCGGTTCACCCCAGACTCCAGATCCATCCATCCGAACCGTTGGATCGAAATCCAACGTCTAAGAGGTGCCCCTGTAGCTCCCGCAGCCACAGCTTCCTTGATCCAATCCGGATCAGGAGAGGAGCACCCGTCCCGCTCCTCGTCGCCTCGTCGCCCCGTCGCCGCCTCCCTCTGCAGTAAACCAGGCCGCGACCATGCCTCCTCCTCGTCAAATCCCCGTCGCCCAAGTGCCCGAGGAGAGGAGCTCCTCCAGCAGCCGTCTTCGCCCGCAGCCGTCGTCCTCCGTGCCCAGCAATTGCAGCCCCGCCGCCGGCTGACCGAACCAGCACCCCGCGCCAAGTTCGTCTTCTTGctgcgccgccgcccggagcttTCTTCGCCGGAGGCCTTCGCCTCGTCCGCGGCGCCCGAGCACCGCCTGGAGCCGCGACTCCCGTCGGACCTCCTCACTGCCCGAGGCTGCTGCCTCCCCGTCGTCTTCCTCGAGCAGGAGCTCACGcccgagctccatcgccacccgTTGCCCCTCGCCGGAGCAACACCAGCAGGACCCCGCGGTCTCCTCTGTCCTCTCCTCGAGCCGGCCGCAAGCAGCACCATCACCAG AAGCACCACGCCATGGCTGCGCCCCACCGAAGCCTGGAGCTCCAAGTCCGCCAGCCCACCTCCGCTTCGATCCGGCAGGGAACGGGACCCCGACGACCTCCTGCGACCGGATCCGG CTCCTCCGACGCACCTTAGAGCAGCCACTGTGGCGCCGTTCCCCTCCGACCCCGTGCAGATCCGAAGCCCTAGCACCGGGGCCCGCTATCTCCGTCGCTCTCTGGCCTCCCTGCCTGCAAGCGCCGCCATCCCCTCGTCGTCAGCTACAGGAGCAGCGCGGCCTCTCCTTCTGTTCGAGCAAGGGATACGAGCGCGTGCCTGCATCCTCTGCATCGCGGTGCTGCGCCTCTGCGTGCCCGTTGACTCCGCCCGAGCCGCTGCCTCACTTGCCGCGGCCCAGGATCCAGTAACCGGCCCAGCCTCCCGAAGCCCAGCCGCTTCATCGCTTCCAGCCCAGTGGCCCGAT